One window from the genome of Lysobacter helvus encodes:
- the zwf gene encoding glucose-6-phosphate dehydrogenase, with the protein MPATPASLLVIFGASGDLAQRMLLPSLYGLQHAALLPAGLRILGTARSEYEVAAFRDLVADAVRRNVPAADVDPASLDALLARLDYQAADSSDAASMQRLGERVTALRNGDVLYHLSTAPRFYGPICDALGAMGLAGPGTRVMLEKPIGHDLASAIEINDGVARVFDEDRVFRTDHYLGKEGVQNLIALRFGNAMFEPLWNARHIQQVQITVAETVGVEGRGDYYDTSGATRDMLQNHLLQLLCLTAMEPPARFEPTAVRNEKIKVLRSLRRIGRNEVQAETVAGQYTSGAVGAKVVPGYIDELGHPSRTETFVALRAHIDNWRWSGVPFYLRTGKRMARRSTEIHLQLKSVPHSIFDPGAHIAPNALTIRLQPDERIELRVMSKTPGLDRAGMRLSEVELDLDMHEEFADSTRRPAYERLYMDALEGNGTLFVRRDETEAAWEWVDAILDGWRAADVRPRPYPAGTWGPASAIAMTERHGHTWRE; encoded by the coding sequence ATGCCCGCTACGCCCGCTTCGCTGCTCGTCATCTTCGGCGCCTCCGGCGACCTCGCGCAGCGAATGCTGCTGCCGTCCCTCTACGGGTTGCAGCACGCGGCCCTGTTGCCGGCCGGCCTGCGCATCCTCGGCACCGCGCGCAGCGAGTACGAAGTCGCCGCCTTCCGCGACCTCGTCGCCGATGCCGTGCGCCGCAACGTGCCCGCCGCCGATGTCGATCCCGCTTCGCTCGACGCCTTGCTCGCGCGCCTGGACTACCAGGCCGCCGACAGCAGCGACGCCGCGTCGATGCAACGCCTCGGCGAACGCGTCACCGCGCTGCGCAACGGCGACGTCCTCTATCACCTGAGCACCGCGCCGCGCTTCTACGGCCCCATCTGCGACGCACTCGGCGCGATGGGCCTGGCCGGCCCCGGCACGCGCGTGATGCTGGAAAAACCCATCGGCCACGACCTGGCCAGCGCGATCGAGATCAATGACGGCGTCGCGCGCGTGTTCGACGAAGACCGCGTGTTCCGCACCGACCATTACCTCGGCAAGGAAGGCGTGCAGAACCTGATCGCGCTGCGCTTCGGCAACGCGATGTTCGAACCGCTGTGGAATGCGCGCCACATCCAGCAAGTGCAGATCACCGTGGCCGAGACCGTCGGCGTGGAAGGCCGCGGCGATTACTACGACACCTCCGGCGCCACGCGCGACATGCTGCAGAACCACTTGCTGCAGTTGTTGTGTCTCACCGCGATGGAGCCGCCCGCGCGCTTCGAACCCACGGCGGTGCGCAACGAGAAGATCAAGGTGCTGCGTTCGCTGCGCCGCATCGGGCGCAACGAAGTGCAGGCCGAAACCGTCGCCGGCCAGTACACCTCCGGCGCTGTGGGCGCGAAGGTCGTGCCGGGCTACATCGACGAACTCGGCCATCCGAGCCGCACGGAAACCTTCGTCGCGCTGCGCGCGCACATCGACAACTGGCGCTGGTCCGGCGTGCCGTTCTACCTGCGTACGGGCAAGCGCATGGCGCGGCGGTCTACGGAAATCCACCTGCAGCTGAAGTCCGTGCCGCATTCGATCTTCGATCCCGGCGCGCACATCGCGCCGAACGCGCTCACCATCCGCCTGCAGCCCGACGAACGCATCGAGCTGCGCGTGATGAGCAAGACGCCGGGCCTGGATCGCGCGGGCATGCGCCTGTCGGAGGTCGAACTGGACCTCGACATGCACGAAGAATTCGCCGATTCCACGCGGCGTCCCGCGTACGAGCGCCTGTACATGGATGCGCTGGAAGGCAACGGCACGCTGTTCGTGCGCCGCGACGAGACCGAAGCCGCGTGGGAATGGGTGGACGCGATCCTCGACGGCTGGCGCGCCGCCGACGTACGCCCGCGCCCGTATCCCGCCGGCACGTGGGGCCCGGCCAGCGCGATCGCGATGACCGAGCGCCACGGCCACACCTGGCGCGAGTAG
- the pgl gene encoding 6-phosphogluconolactonase has product MAWTEHVYEDADALGAALATVLEETCRTALAERGRAHLALAGGRTPFPAYRRLAQRPLEWRHVQVLPTDERCVPHDHPAANITELRKAFADAEGLLLESLTVESGDPAQSEAQACRLLAFQPDAFDAVVVGMGMDAHTASLFPGAKQLPAALDPASVLDACRIDPDPLPPEAPFPRITLTLARLLRTRSLHLALSGEGKHDVLRVAQSSQDALRHPIAALLNAPDQIVHVHWSP; this is encoded by the coding sequence ATGGCCTGGACCGAGCACGTGTACGAGGATGCGGATGCGCTGGGCGCGGCGCTCGCCACGGTGCTCGAAGAGACCTGCCGCACCGCGCTCGCCGAACGCGGCCGCGCGCACCTGGCCCTCGCCGGCGGGCGCACGCCGTTCCCCGCGTATCGCCGCCTCGCGCAACGGCCGCTCGAATGGCGACACGTGCAGGTGCTGCCCACCGACGAACGCTGCGTGCCGCACGATCACCCGGCGGCCAACATCACCGAGTTGCGCAAGGCCTTCGCCGACGCCGAGGGGTTGCTGCTGGAATCGCTGACGGTGGAATCCGGCGATCCCGCCCAATCCGAAGCGCAGGCCTGCCGCTTGCTCGCGTTCCAGCCCGATGCGTTCGATGCCGTCGTCGTCGGCATGGGGATGGATGCGCACACCGCGTCGCTGTTCCCGGGTGCGAAGCAACTGCCCGCCGCACTCGATCCGGCCAGCGTGCTCGATGCCTGCCGCATCGATCCCGATCCGCTGCCGCCCGAAGCCCCGTTCCCGCGCATCACGCTCACCCTGGCGCGCCTGCTGCGCACGCGCTCGCTGCACCTCGCGCTCAGCGGCGAAGGGAAGCATGATGTGCTGCGCGTCGCGCAGTCTTCGCAGGAT